A single window of Lutzomyia longipalpis isolate SR_M1_2022 chromosome 1, ASM2433408v1 DNA harbors:
- the LOC129785883 gene encoding uncharacterized protein LOC129785883, whose translation MRAFVLLSCLALAAARPEPPSGYNYNRPSGGGLIGGSGHGGGFGSGGHSSGGFGGSGLGGSFGGGIGGGLSHGIGGSGFGGGSGFGSGFGGGSSHFGGSAVVQKHIYVHVPPPEQEEFRPQKHIPVGQAQKHYKIIFIKAPSPPSYQAPVIPVQPQNEEKTLVYVLVKKPDEQPDIVIPTAAPTQPSKPEVYFIKYKTQKESVGGGHGGAGGLDLGGLGGGLGGGLGGGHGGGLGGGLGGGHGGGLGGGLGGGLGGGHGDLSSGAGVDLSSGHGSSGPSSSYGPPGKTGGPY comes from the exons atgcGAGCTTTTGTATTACTGTCTTGTTTGGCACTCGCCGCGGCCAGACCCGAACCCCCAAGTGGATATAACTACAATCGTCCATCTGGAGGAGGACTTATTGGGGGCAGCGGTCACGGGGGTGGTTTTGGATCAGGAGGACACAGTAGTGGTGGATTCGGTGGATCAGGACTCGGCGGAAGTTTCGGAGGTGGAATCGGTGGTGGATTGTCTCATGGAATAGGAG gctCTGGATTTGGTGGTGGATCCGGATTCGGTAGCGGATTTGGTGGTGGATCCTCCCACTTCGGAGGTTCTGCTGTTGTTCAGAAACACATCTACGTGCATGTTCCACCGCCAGAGCAGGAGGAATTCCGTCCCCAGAAACACATCCCTGTTGGACAAGCCCAGAAGCACTATAAAATTATCTTCATCAAGGCTCCATCCCCACCATCGTACCAGGCACCAGTTATCCCTGTTCAGCCACAGAATGAAGAGAAGACTCTTGTCTACGTTCTCGTGAAGAAACCCGACGAACAGCCCGATATTGTCATTCCCACGGCTGCTCCCACGCAACCCAGCAAACCCGAAGTCTACTTCATCAAGTACAAGACACAGAAGGAATCTGTTGGCGGTGGTCACGGTGGTGCTGGTGGTCTTGATCTCGGTGGCTTAGGAGGTGGTCTTGGCGGTGGTCTTGGCGGTGGACACGGAGGTGGTCTCGGCGGAGGACTCGGCGGTGGACACGGTGGTGGTCTCGGCGGAGGACTCGGTGGAGGACTCGGCGGTGGACATGGTGATCTCTCATCTGGAGCCGGGGTTGATCTCTCATCTGGCCATGGAAGCTCGGGACCATCCTCATCGTATGGACCACCTGGTAAAACTGGAGGGCCATATTAA